From Symphalangus syndactylus isolate Jambi chromosome X, NHGRI_mSymSyn1-v2.1_pri, whole genome shotgun sequence, the proteins below share one genomic window:
- the LOC129475230 gene encoding uncharacterized protein produces the protein MRVFPGVATGLLENQRRRKQPRSGGRRPRPGPLLPQQAPHPRIICSPAAPTSLSLPHPRLRFRRSGHAGASAGWGRPSRGLGEGSGLKFTRSLRGLEAPRPPPTVSSASGCALGGSSPSVLLTGVGRG, from the coding sequence ATGAGAGTGTTCCCCGGGGTAGCGACGGGCCTCTTGGAAAACCAGAGGCGGAGGAAGCAGCCGCGGAGTGGAGGGCGCAGGCCGAGACCTGGGCCTCTCCTCCCACAGCAAGCCCCCCACCCACGCATCATCTGCAGCCCAGCGGCACCTACCTCCCTCTCCCTACCTCATCCCCGCTTGCGCTTCCGCAGGTCAGGCCACGCGGGTGCCAGCGCGGGCTGGGGGCGCCCCAGCCGCGGCCTTGGGGAGGGGTCAGGACTGAAGTTCACTCGCTCCCTGCGTGGTCTCGAAGCCCCTCGCCCACCCCCCACTGTCTCCTCCGCCTCCGGCTGCGCGCTTGGCGGATCTTCTCCATCGGTTCTGCTCACTGGAGTGGGAAGGGGCTGA